From a region of the Zingiber officinale cultivar Zhangliang chromosome 10B, Zo_v1.1, whole genome shotgun sequence genome:
- the LOC122029017 gene encoding adenylate isopentenyltransferase 1, chloroplastic-like, producing the protein MEVAPLCMSKYEKVFVSCAFSCSTEKCNCHHGSHAAINGVVVDMPRTPRSKERLVVVMGATGTGKTKLAIELSLRFLGEVINSDKIQMYPGLDIASNKIAPAKQRGVPHHLIDFFDSASGELLAAEYRAVAGYKIQEVSARGRVPFLAGGSNSFVYALLADQFDPNYNPFLSKEMREERAPQYDCLFIWVHVDAKVLAEHLARRVDEMVQEGLMDELADFFMKEGAKEKYLGIGKSIGVPEFRAYFTEKGQRTQPVYEAALAAMKENTRLLSEIQIQKIKRLQSMGWPLLRVDATAAVTAYLSGQEGAMAVPWQRDVIEPSTTAMAQFLENRSN; encoded by the coding sequence ATGGAGGTTGCACCGCTTTGCATGTCCAAATACGAGAAGGTGTTTGTCTCCTGTGCTTTTTCTTGCAGTACTGAGAAATGCAACTGCCACCACGGTAGCCATGCCGCCATTAATGGCGTCGTCGTCGACATGCCAAGAACGCCCAGGTCCAAGGAAAGACTGGTAGTGGTCATGGGCGCCACTGGCACAGGCAAAACCAAGCTCGCCATTGAGTTGTCGCTCAGGTTCTTAGGCGAAGTCATCAACTCTGATAAGATCCAAATGTACCCCGGGCTCGACATCGCCTCCAATAAGATTGCACCGGCGAAGCAGCGTGGGGTTCCGCACCATCTGATAGATTTTTTTGATTCGGCATCTGGGGAGTTACTGGCCGCTGAGTACCGTGCCGTGGCTGGCTACAAGATTCAAGAGGTCTCGGCTCGCGGCCGAGTGCCGTTCCTCGCTGGAGGGTCGAACTCGTTCGTCTACGCGCTGCTCGCTGACCAGTTCGACCCCAACTACAACCCGTTCCTCAGCAAGGAAATGAGGGAGGAAAGGGCCCCGCAGTACGACTGCTTGTTCATCTGGGTGCACGTGGACGCCAAAGTGCTGGCCGAGCACCTCGCACGCCGAGTTGACGAGATGGTGCAGGAGGGCTTGATGGACGAGTTGGCCGACTTCTTCATGAAGGAAGGGGCGAAGGAGAAGTATCTCGGGATCGGGAAGAGCATCGGGGTGCCGGAATTCCGAGCTTACTTCACTGAAAAGGGCCAGCGGACTCAACCAGTCTACGAGGCGGCGCTCGCTGCCATGAAGGAGAACACGCGCTTATTGTCGGAGATACAAATACAGAAGATCAAGCGACTGCAGTCGATGGGCTGGCCGCTGCTTCGAGTGGACGCCACGGCTGCTGTGACGGCGTATCTCTCCGGTCAGGAGGGTGCCATGGCGGTGCCTTGGCAAAGGGATGTGATTGAGCCGAGCACGACTGCTATGGCACAGTTTTTAGAGAATAGATCAAACTAA